From the genome of Streptomyces sp. V2I9:
GTGAAGCCGTTGCCGCCGAGGATCTGGATGGCCTGCGCGGTGACGTCCCGCGCGGTCTCGCTCGCGTAGAGCTTGGACATGGAGCCCTCGGCCGAGGTGAACGGCTTTCCGGTGGTGGCCATCCAGGAGGCACGCCAGACCAGCAGCCGGGCCGCGTCGATGCGGGTGCGCATGTCGGCGAGCTGGAAGGCGATGCCCTGGTTGTCGATGATCGGGCGGCCGAACTGGCTGCGGGTCTTCGCGTAGTCGAGGGCGACCTCGTAGGCGGCGCGGGCGGTGCCCACGGCCATCGCGCCGACGGCCGGGCGGGAGGCCTCGAAGGTGGCCATCGCCGCGTTCTTGACGCGCTCGCCGCCGGACTTCGCACGCTCGCGGGCCCGCGCGAGGCGTTCGTCGAGCTTCTCCTTGCCGCCGAGGAGGCAGTGGCCGGGGACGCGGACGTCCTCCAGGACCACCTCGGCGGTGTGGGAGGCCCGGATGCCGTGCTTCTTGAACTTCTGCCCCTGGGAGAGGCCGGGGGTGTTCGGCGGCACGATGAAGGAGGCGTGCCCCTTGGAGCCGATGTCGGGGTCGACGACGGCGACGACGACGTGGACGTTGGCTATCCCGCCGTTGGTCGCCCAGGTCTTGGTGCCGTTGAGGACCCACTCGTCCTTGGCCTCGTCGTAGACGGCGCGGGTGCGCATCGAGGCGACGTCCGATCCGGCGTCGGGCTCGGAGGAGCAGAAGGCGGCGACCTTCACGTCGTCGGCGTCGCCGTACATCTGCGGGATCCAGGTGCCGATCTGCTCCTCGGTGCCGTTGGCGAGGACGCCGACGGCCGCCAGGCCCGTACCGACGATCGACAGGGCGATGCCCGCGTCGCCCCAGAACAGCTCCTCCATGGCCATGGGGATGCCGAGACCCGTAGGGTCGAAGAACTGCTGGGCGTAGAAGTCGAGGGAGTAGATGCCGACCTTGGCCGCTTCCTGGATGACGGGCCAGGGCGTTTCCTCACGCTCGTCCCACTCCGCGGCGGCGGGGCGGATGACATCCGCCGCGAAGCCGTGGAGCCACTCCTTGACCTGCTTCTGGTCGTCGTTGAGCTCAAGCGTGAACTCGGCCATGTTTCCCCTCCAGGCACTGCTGCGGAAAGCGAGCGTTACTTGCGGTAACCACAGTCTGTTACCGGCAAGTAGCAACTGTCAACCGCCCCGGAGCCGATCCGACGCCCTCCGCGCGGGGTGTTACGTTGCGCGGGCGTGCAGGAGCGATGCGACGCCATCGCGTGGCCAGGGGTGGGAGAGGGACGACATGGAGACCGCACGAAGCGCCGAGCGACAGCGGACCGCGGCCGAGAGCCGTCGCCGCGAGTTGCTGGAAGCGGCGGACCGGGTGGTGCTCAGGGACGGACCGCAGGCCTCGATGAACGCCATCGCCGCCGAGGCCGGGATCACCAAGCCCATCCTCTACCGCCACTTCGGGGACAAGGGCGGCCTCTACCGCGCGCTGGCCGCCCGCCACACCGACGCGCTGCTCAGCGCCCTGCGGGCCGCCCTGGACGCGCCCGCCGACCGGCGCCGGCGGGTGGAGTCCACGCTCGACACCTACCTCGCCGCGATCGAGGCCCGCCCCCAGGTCTACCGCTTCCTCATGCACCCCTCCGACGGGTCGGCCGACGCCTCCCCCGCCGACACCTCCCCCGCCCCCGCCGAGCAGGGCTTCGACGTGGGCCGGCACTCCGCCCCGCTGCTGCGCCGCCTCGGCGAGGAGCTGGGCCA
Proteins encoded in this window:
- a CDS encoding acyl-CoA dehydrogenase family protein, with amino-acid sequence MAEFTLELNDDQKQVKEWLHGFAADVIRPAAAEWDEREETPWPVIQEAAKVGIYSLDFYAQQFFDPTGLGIPMAMEELFWGDAGIALSIVGTGLAAVGVLANGTEEQIGTWIPQMYGDADDVKVAAFCSSEPDAGSDVASMRTRAVYDEAKDEWVLNGTKTWATNGGIANVHVVVAVVDPDIGSKGHASFIVPPNTPGLSQGQKFKKHGIRASHTAEVVLEDVRVPGHCLLGGKEKLDERLARARERAKSGGERVKNAAMATFEASRPAVGAMAVGTARAAYEVALDYAKTRSQFGRPIIDNQGIAFQLADMRTRIDAARLLVWRASWMATTGKPFTSAEGSMSKLYASETARDVTAQAIQILGGNGFTREYPVERMHRDAAIYTIFEGTSEIQRLVIARTLSGMPIR
- a CDS encoding TetR family transcriptional regulator; this translates as METARSAERQRTAAESRRRELLEAADRVVLRDGPQASMNAIAAEAGITKPILYRHFGDKGGLYRALAARHTDALLSALRAALDAPADRRRRVESTLDTYLAAIEARPQVYRFLMHPSDGSADASPADTSPAPAEQGFDVGRHSAPLLRRLGEELGQVIAERVDLGPDSEQTARIWGHGIVGMMHAAGDWWLGDRPCAREQLVGALADLLWGRLAAAGDLKDGPGF